One Mesotoga sp. Brook.08.105.5.1 genomic region harbors:
- a CDS encoding aminopeptidase, protein MKNEEVKKLGEKLTLKKKNAWFTLDRDAVFAYSKDYMNFIGKSVTERLAVRHLVDLLQKNGFKPLSSFEESGVKKGDRVFITKGGKALIAAVIGEDLKDGIDMIAAHLDAPRLDLKPSPLVEDSELAMLKTHYYGGVKKYQWLNIPLAFVGTVVKSNGESVDVSIGMSSDDPVFVISDLLPHLDNREGDFRKVFQGKDLNAMSGSIPITDVKDFENPVKLMFLNLLYEKYGLVEEDFFSADIQLVPAIEPREVGLDRSMIGAYAHDDRVCSYTAITALKDMSSIENPKRTAMVLLFDREEIGSEGVTGAKGRFWVAFIEKLLNLSGEKGLYEIDFLLEKSRMISGDVAAGFDPTFKDAHDQTNAARFGYGIAILKYTGSRGKSRTSEASAEFMGYVRNLLNEKGVHWQSTILGEVDRGGGGTVAKFFAERGVTVVDAGTAVFGMHSPFELLSKADLYETYRAYKAFLEGGDV, encoded by the coding sequence TTGAAAAACGAAGAAGTCAAGAAGCTCGGTGAAAAGCTTACTTTGAAGAAGAAGAACGCCTGGTTTACGCTCGACAGAGATGCGGTCTTTGCCTATTCAAAAGATTATATGAACTTCATTGGCAAATCTGTAACAGAACGTCTGGCTGTCAGACATCTTGTGGACCTTCTCCAGAAAAATGGTTTCAAACCCCTCTCTTCATTCGAGGAAAGCGGCGTTAAAAAGGGTGACCGCGTATTCATAACCAAAGGCGGCAAGGCGCTAATAGCAGCAGTCATCGGTGAAGACCTCAAGGACGGTATCGACATGATTGCAGCTCACCTCGATGCCCCCAGATTGGATCTCAAGCCGAGTCCTCTTGTAGAAGATTCGGAGCTTGCAATGCTCAAGACACATTACTACGGAGGAGTCAAGAAGTATCAGTGGCTAAACATACCTTTGGCCTTCGTAGGTACGGTAGTCAAGAGCAATGGAGAATCTGTTGATGTCTCTATTGGAATGAGCAGCGATGATCCTGTATTCGTGATTTCCGATCTTCTCCCTCATTTGGACAACAGGGAAGGCGATTTCAGAAAGGTCTTTCAAGGAAAGGATCTCAATGCCATGTCCGGATCTATTCCTATAACGGACGTCAAAGACTTTGAGAATCCAGTGAAGCTGATGTTCCTTAATCTGTTGTATGAAAAGTACGGACTTGTTGAAGAAGACTTCTTTTCTGCCGACATCCAGCTTGTGCCGGCTATCGAACCGAGGGAAGTTGGACTTGATCGATCTATGATCGGTGCTTACGCGCATGATGATAGGGTCTGTTCATACACTGCTATAACAGCGCTCAAGGATATGTCTTCAATAGAGAACCCAAAGAGGACTGCAATGGTCCTTCTCTTCGACAGGGAGGAGATAGGAAGTGAAGGCGTTACAGGAGCAAAGGGGCGGTTTTGGGTCGCCTTTATCGAGAAGCTTCTCAATCTTTCTGGAGAGAAGGGGCTTTACGAGATCGACTTCCTTCTCGAGAAATCCAGAATGATATCGGGAGATGTTGCCGCCGGATTTGACCCGACCTTCAAGGATGCTCACGATCAAACAAATGCAGCAAGATTCGGATATGGAATTGCAATATTGAAATACACGGGCTCCAGAGGAAAGTCACGAACCAGCGAAGCCAGCGCGGAGTTCATGGGCTATGTGCGAAACCTTCTGAACGAGAAGGGAGTGCACTGGCAGAGTACGATCTTAGGAGAAGTCGATAGGGGCGGCGGAGGGACAGTTGCGAAATTCTTCGCCGAAAGGGGAGTCACAGTAGTGGATGCAGGAACGGCCGTTTTTGGTATGCATTCCCCGTTCGAGCTTCTCTCCAAAGCAGACCTTTACGAAACCTACAGAGCATACAAAGCCTTCCTGGAGGGAGGCGATGTCTAG
- the nth gene encoding endonuclease III, translated as MSRSDCSPAAVSEWIVENFPRGRDYEEPFKVLVSTILSQRTRDENTEEASRRLFSVYPDPESLMKALPEDLYELIKASGMYRQKASRIINCARIVVENFGGVVPDTLEELVTIPGVGRKTANIVLNVSFGREALAVDTHVHRIANRLGWVKTKRPDDTEFALMKILPPKIWGPVNGSMVEFGREICRPVGPKCDICGIRECCDYFSQVFVQTTGR; from the coding sequence ATGTCTAGGTCTGACTGCTCACCTGCGGCAGTGTCGGAATGGATAGTAGAAAACTTTCCTAGAGGTCGCGACTATGAAGAACCTTTCAAGGTTTTGGTGAGCACAATATTGAGTCAGCGCACAAGAGATGAGAATACCGAGGAAGCCTCACGCAGGCTTTTCTCGGTTTATCCCGATCCGGAATCGCTTATGAAAGCTCTCCCGGAAGACCTGTACGAGCTGATAAAAGCATCCGGGATGTACAGGCAGAAGGCTTCCAGAATAATCAACTGCGCAAGAATAGTCGTAGAAAACTTTGGAGGGGTTGTCCCCGATACCCTTGAAGAGCTTGTTACAATTCCCGGAGTTGGCAGAAAGACGGCTAACATCGTTCTAAACGTTTCATTCGGAAGGGAAGCCCTGGCAGTCGACACCCATGTTCACAGAATCGCAAATAGACTGGGATGGGTGAAGACGAAGAGGCCCGACGACACCGAATTTGCTCTGATGAAGATCTTGCCGCCCAAGATATGGGGGCCGGTGAACGGGTCAATGGTTGAGTTCGGCAGGGAGATCTGCAGACCTGTAGGCCCAAAGTGCGACATTTGTGGAATCAGGGAGTGCTGCGACTACTTCTCTCAGGTCTTTGTGCAAACCACCGGGAGATAG
- a CDS encoding iron ABC transporter permease, which yields MLPLFFAFGNLELDTIFSVISSPSFRSIAGFTVKQALLSTFLAMIVGFPAAVHYARSNGRLSRLLGITTYIPFFFPSISMAIGFLAVYGRNGLFNNLMSFAGLERVQILYSLGAVLLGHVFYNAPIVILVLGNALRSLPTDVLESSKIDGSGRIRRLLRVELPLVTPAIINSALLIFTYCFTSFAVVLVLGGAQFATLEVSIYMNFRLLAAPQNAVVLAAVQFAFIMVFGLLISLSEKSSPFEHGEQYLEKNRLTGIYSWIFVLFEWIPILGALFSSFYDWTRKEFIFERITKLFTEKIVLLGTGLVNTLVNSITLSFLAAVVTVTIAFFLSWQARHTSRGSRYLRIVSLIALSVTPSILAVSYLTAFGSFPVPLLLVLLYIVISLPVALNYISGQVIGAELAFLEAAQLDGASKLARVWYMIIPFFRSTIIYAATVVFAISMGEFGGSLILGSKDFPTFAVAIYRLNGSRYLLEARFLSSALGIIIISVVAISRWFAQRPERSSRSTP from the coding sequence TTGCTGCCGTTATTCTTTGCCTTTGGTAATCTAGAGTTAGATACGATTTTTTCAGTGATTTCGTCGCCCTCGTTCAGGTCGATTGCCGGGTTCACGGTCAAGCAGGCGCTTCTCAGTACATTTCTGGCAATGATCGTCGGTTTCCCGGCGGCAGTTCACTATGCGAGAAGCAACGGTCGTCTTTCACGTCTATTGGGAATAACAACCTATATACCGTTCTTCTTTCCCAGCATATCGATGGCAATAGGCTTCCTGGCAGTTTACGGCAGAAATGGACTCTTCAACAATCTGATGTCTTTTGCCGGTCTGGAGAGGGTACAGATTCTTTATTCTCTTGGGGCAGTCTTACTTGGACACGTCTTCTATAACGCACCAATAGTTATACTAGTTCTTGGGAATGCGCTCAGAAGTTTGCCCACAGATGTGCTGGAAAGTTCTAAGATAGACGGATCGGGGAGGATACGAAGACTTCTGCGAGTAGAACTACCTCTTGTTACACCGGCAATTATCAATTCCGCGCTTCTGATCTTCACTTACTGTTTCACCTCTTTTGCCGTTGTTCTTGTATTGGGCGGGGCGCAATTCGCTACCCTGGAAGTTTCAATCTATATGAATTTCAGGCTTTTGGCTGCACCGCAGAATGCAGTCGTTCTTGCCGCAGTTCAGTTCGCATTTATTATGGTTTTCGGATTACTCATTTCGCTGAGCGAGAAGAGTTCGCCCTTTGAACATGGTGAGCAGTATCTGGAAAAGAACAGATTAACGGGCATCTACTCATGGATATTTGTTCTCTTCGAGTGGATACCGATTCTTGGTGCCCTCTTCAGTTCATTCTACGACTGGACCAGAAAGGAATTCATCTTCGAGAGGATAACGAAGCTGTTTACAGAAAAGATCGTGCTTCTCGGCACGGGATTGGTCAACACATTGGTCAATTCAATAACGCTTTCATTTCTTGCAGCCGTTGTGACGGTAACAATCGCCTTTTTTCTTTCGTGGCAAGCAAGGCACACCTCTCGAGGATCGAGATATCTGAGAATAGTGTCTTTGATAGCTCTGTCCGTAACACCTTCGATTCTAGCTGTTTCCTATCTCACAGCATTTGGGAGTTTCCCTGTTCCACTGCTGCTGGTGCTGCTTTACATTGTGATTTCGTTACCCGTTGCTTTGAACTACATAAGTGGTCAGGTGATCGGTGCTGAGCTTGCCTTCCTTGAGGCGGCGCAACTCGACGGTGCTTCGAAACTTGCACGCGTATGGTATATGATAATCCCTTTCTTTAGAAGCACGATTATTTACGCTGCAACGGTAGTCTTCGCCATTTCTATGGGCGAATTTGGCGGATCGCTAATACTCGGGAGCAAAGACTTCCCTACCTTTGCCGTTGCCATCTACAGACTAAACGGAAGCCGCTATCTACTGGAGGCAAGGTTCTTAAGTTCGGCCTTGGGAATTATAATTATCTCCGTTGTCGCTATCTCCCGGTGGTTTGCACAAAGACCTGAGAGAAGTAGTCGCAGCACTCCCTGA
- a CDS encoding thiamine ABC transporter substrate-binding protein: MRRAFLVLSLILFIPFSTVLPLKVYSYDSLQPLAQETFSKFTEKTGIAVEFRAVGDSGSLLSLIISERENFDGDVVIGIDNLLLRRAFEEGIFLSYRPQGYEKIFDNDLLLDSQWRLTPYDFGGIALICDTSQIKDSIETLWDLTGPEYRRSVIIQDPRTSSTGLSFLAWTYLLFGERFEEFWQAFKPSILTVSLGWDDSFQKFESGEAPIMVSYATDGAYSMHYYGESVYMTMIPEGRGYVQIEGAGIIRWTKNLHDAEMFMDFLLSEDFQRHIPLNQWMFPVIDVEMPPAFDYAVKPEKILKLSAEVDLSELISKWEAVIYER; this comes from the coding sequence ATGAGAAGAGCATTTCTGGTCTTATCATTGATCCTCTTCATTCCATTTTCGACAGTGTTGCCGCTAAAGGTATATTCATACGATTCCCTTCAACCGCTCGCGCAAGAGACTTTTTCGAAGTTTACAGAAAAAACGGGAATTGCAGTTGAGTTTCGCGCTGTTGGAGATTCGGGTTCTCTGCTGAGCTTGATTATTTCCGAGCGCGAGAATTTCGATGGAGATGTCGTGATTGGAATCGATAACCTTCTTTTGAGACGTGCTTTCGAAGAAGGTATCTTTCTTTCTTACAGACCCCAAGGCTATGAGAAGATCTTTGATAATGATCTTCTACTCGATAGTCAGTGGAGACTAACCCCATATGATTTCGGAGGGATCGCGCTAATATGTGACACTAGCCAGATAAAAGATTCCATCGAAACGCTTTGGGATCTAACCGGGCCGGAGTATCGAAGGAGCGTGATTATTCAAGATCCCAGAACCTCGAGTACCGGTCTATCTTTCCTTGCCTGGACTTATCTGCTTTTTGGCGAGCGATTTGAGGAATTCTGGCAGGCTTTCAAGCCCTCGATACTCACAGTCTCTCTCGGGTGGGACGACTCTTTCCAGAAATTCGAGTCCGGAGAGGCTCCAATAATGGTTTCCTATGCCACGGATGGTGCATATTCAATGCATTATTACGGTGAATCGGTCTATATGACAATGATTCCAGAGGGCAGGGGTTACGTCCAGATTGAGGGAGCGGGAATCATAAGATGGACGAAGAATCTGCACGATGCTGAAATGTTCATGGACTTTCTTCTGAGTGAGGACTTTCAGCGTCATATTCCCCTTAACCAGTGGATGTTCCCTGTAATAGACGTAGAGATGCCCCCGGCCTTCGATTATGCCGTCAAACCGGAGAAGATTCTGAAACTATCTGCAGAGGTGGATCTTTCCGAACTCATCTCCAAGTGGGAAGCGGTAATATACGAAAGGTAA
- a CDS encoding nicotinamide-nucleotide amidohydrolase family protein — translation MKAAILLTGDEITRGVVKDSNGGYLAESLTALGFEVQSIVVVPDSREYISHEIRTALSRADLLLITGGLGTTFDDITLQTVADYLGRELSFDSEYYSALEESFLKRFSREAPAGLKRQALVMQDSVQLPNISGSARGSFVRTENKEIVILPGPPMEMEAVFMEALKHITLPPKMFSRTIGFLDLTEPEVEDFTEEMLSRFSGVKFVTRVRYFSGPTVILSASDESVLEEVCRLFSERWKRYIYTTSGEELVEVVVKGLREKNLTISVAESCSGGRLSALLTSVPGVSDVFSGGIVSYSNESKMSLLKVSENSLSQHGAVSEEVAFEMAAGTSRLFGTDVGLSVTGIAGPSGGSDLKPVGLVCSAVRIVDSIETYTDRFKGARETIQLRAASTVLKRLWRLFWNEYYIE, via the coding sequence TTGAAGGCTGCAATCCTTCTTACCGGGGACGAAATCACCAGAGGCGTGGTCAAAGACAGTAATGGAGGTTATCTCGCAGAGAGTCTTACGGCACTGGGATTTGAAGTCCAGTCAATCGTTGTAGTTCCGGACAGCAGGGAATACATAAGCCACGAGATAAGAACGGCTCTTAGTAGAGCTGATCTCCTCCTAATAACAGGAGGACTTGGAACCACATTCGATGACATTACTCTTCAGACTGTTGCCGACTATCTCGGCAGGGAGCTGAGCTTCGATAGCGAGTATTATTCTGCATTAGAAGAAAGCTTCCTTAAGCGGTTTTCCAGAGAAGCCCCTGCGGGACTGAAGAGGCAAGCTCTCGTTATGCAGGACTCGGTTCAGCTTCCGAACATCTCTGGTAGCGCCAGGGGATCATTTGTGAGAACAGAGAACAAGGAGATCGTTATTCTTCCCGGACCTCCGATGGAAATGGAAGCGGTCTTCATGGAAGCCCTCAAACACATTACTCTGCCGCCCAAGATGTTTTCTAGAACGATCGGATTCTTGGATCTTACTGAACCAGAAGTAGAAGACTTCACTGAGGAGATGCTTTCCAGGTTCTCTGGAGTAAAGTTCGTAACAAGAGTACGTTATTTCTCTGGTCCAACAGTGATCCTGTCCGCGAGTGACGAGTCTGTTCTCGAAGAGGTTTGCCGCCTCTTCTCCGAGCGGTGGAAAAGGTACATCTACACAACAAGCGGCGAGGAACTGGTTGAAGTGGTTGTCAAAGGGCTTCGGGAAAAGAACCTGACAATTTCCGTAGCGGAATCCTGTTCAGGAGGACGCCTTTCTGCACTTCTCACTTCGGTTCCCGGAGTCTCAGATGTCTTTTCTGGAGGCATCGTATCTTATTCGAACGAATCGAAGATGTCACTCCTGAAAGTCAGTGAGAACTCTTTGAGTCAACACGGTGCCGTCTCTGAAGAGGTGGCCTTCGAAATGGCCGCGGGGACAAGTCGTCTCTTCGGAACTGATGTGGGCCTTTCCGTCACTGGAATAGCAGGTCCTTCGGGAGGGTCAGATCTTAAACCCGTGGGCCTTGTCTGCTCTGCAGTGAGGATTGTAGATTCAATAGAGACCTACACCGATAGATTCAAGGGAGCCAGAGAGACAATCCAGCTAAGAGCTGCAAGCACTGTTTTGAAAAGGCTTTGGAGGTTGTTTTGGAACGAGTATTATATAGAGTAA
- the mfd gene encoding transcription-repair coupling factor, translating to MERVLYRVNDPISWVEKKIEKCSATVVIFPSERMLESFIDIHSKHEGDGFFFSHDVFPFEDVGTSPRIRSERLALLRKLLLGELRTVYTSFHGLLRKTVPIEVFEGLSLKVEVGGPLTLHEDHLQSLGYSRAFSVTIPGEFAVRGGIVDIFIPGTERPIRIDTFDREIESIRSFDPATQKSLQRLNEAYVTPAAEGITASPHRELALKRISSAEKAIGGSDEILRDRLDTMDTIAGIFYERQSILLDFLENYNVVFVNPDDALAEFGRRERETLELLSDKAVRKFLYIRFGGVSSEVLLKLKDYSIVSDGEVSSLDYDSELCEKLEIIKRPRREEEFLPRIPVVDWTELEEGDFVVHKEYGIGRYLGVRTVENILGTREYLLLEYRDGNKIYVPVDRVDRVHKYIGNTEGIQLNSLRGTAWNRQKSKVKREVKALIEELSNLYGSREASSGIPLIGESEMEKSFKESFPYLETEDQQKAVEEVLDDLSTNKPMDRLISGDAGYGKTEVALRATFRAVVSGKQVAVMVPTTVLARQHFDNFESRLSPFGIRVEILDRYRTDAQRSRLLKRLKNGQVDVVVGTHSLLSKEIVFADLGLVVVDEEQLFGVLQKEHFKKLRLQIHVLSMSATPIPRTLYMSLSGLRDLSVISTPPAGRTSPEIYVGAINERLIRTAVLRETNRGGQTIFVHNRVAELPEILVKLRDLLPEVKIDVAHGQMNKTAFERTIREFYVGELDMLLCTTIIESGVDVPNANTLIVNDSQRYGLAQLYQLRGRVGRSNRRAFSYFLYDPKRLSDPSRERLKALKEFSGAGSGMKIAMRDLEIRGFGTLLGAEQHGNINSVGLYLYREMVDKAMKELRGEFEIGVEERTVDTELKNIPFDMVIPEEYVSDSIERLKIYRRIAACKEESEIDEIEAELIDRFGRLPSQVVSLLEASRIRLGAFTMGIKIVEYDSHSESLVMTHGENHIRDSLGVRSRRLIVNEREGKSILYGVPERHLMKTLKTLFHGAENIV from the coding sequence TTGGAACGAGTATTATATAGAGTAAACGACCCGATTTCCTGGGTCGAGAAGAAAATCGAAAAGTGCTCTGCAACTGTAGTCATTTTTCCCAGCGAGAGAATGCTGGAATCCTTCATCGACATACATTCGAAGCATGAGGGTGATGGATTCTTCTTCTCTCATGATGTCTTCCCATTTGAAGACGTCGGGACTTCTCCCAGGATAAGGTCTGAACGACTCGCGTTGCTCAGAAAGCTGCTTCTCGGAGAGCTCAGAACCGTGTATACGTCTTTCCATGGTCTTCTGAGAAAGACAGTGCCAATCGAAGTCTTCGAAGGCCTTTCGTTGAAGGTTGAAGTTGGAGGTCCGCTCACTCTCCACGAGGACCACCTGCAGAGTCTGGGATATTCCAGGGCGTTTTCCGTCACAATTCCCGGGGAGTTTGCCGTTAGAGGAGGAATTGTCGACATCTTCATTCCTGGGACTGAAAGACCGATTAGAATAGACACTTTCGACAGAGAGATAGAATCGATCAGAAGTTTCGATCCGGCAACTCAGAAGAGTCTTCAAAGGCTGAATGAAGCTTATGTAACTCCTGCTGCCGAGGGCATCACCGCCTCACCGCACAGGGAACTCGCTCTGAAAAGAATTTCCAGCGCAGAAAAGGCAATCGGTGGCTCGGATGAGATTCTTCGGGACCGCCTGGACACGATGGATACTATTGCAGGAATCTTCTACGAGCGGCAATCGATTCTTCTTGACTTTCTTGAAAACTACAACGTAGTCTTTGTCAATCCAGACGATGCGTTAGCTGAATTTGGGCGAAGAGAACGCGAGACTCTTGAACTCCTTTCGGACAAAGCTGTTAGAAAGTTCCTCTACATCAGATTCGGTGGAGTGTCCTCAGAAGTGCTACTGAAGTTGAAGGATTATTCCATCGTATCTGACGGAGAAGTCTCCTCTCTTGATTATGACTCGGAGCTCTGCGAGAAGCTTGAGATAATCAAGAGACCAAGGAGAGAAGAAGAGTTTTTGCCGAGAATACCGGTGGTTGACTGGACGGAGCTGGAAGAGGGAGATTTTGTTGTCCACAAGGAGTACGGCATTGGTCGTTATCTTGGAGTAAGAACAGTGGAGAACATTCTAGGAACCAGAGAGTATCTTCTCCTGGAGTACAGAGATGGAAATAAGATCTACGTTCCGGTCGACAGGGTCGATCGTGTTCACAAATACATAGGAAACACCGAAGGAATTCAGTTGAACTCCTTGAGAGGTACTGCCTGGAACAGACAGAAATCGAAAGTGAAGAGAGAAGTGAAGGCTTTGATTGAAGAACTGTCAAACCTTTACGGCTCAAGAGAGGCCTCGTCAGGAATTCCTTTGATAGGCGAAAGCGAGATGGAGAAGAGCTTCAAAGAAAGCTTCCCGTATCTCGAGACAGAAGATCAGCAGAAGGCAGTCGAAGAAGTACTTGACGACCTGAGTACCAACAAGCCGATGGATCGTCTAATAAGTGGCGATGCCGGATACGGAAAAACCGAAGTGGCTCTGCGTGCTACCTTCAGAGCAGTTGTCTCCGGGAAACAGGTCGCTGTGATGGTCCCTACGACGGTTCTGGCCAGACAGCACTTCGATAACTTCGAAAGCAGGCTTAGCCCTTTTGGAATTAGAGTAGAGATTCTAGATAGATACAGGACCGACGCCCAGAGAAGCAGGCTCTTGAAAAGGCTTAAGAATGGACAGGTCGATGTCGTTGTAGGCACTCACTCTTTGCTCTCAAAGGAAATCGTATTCGCCGATCTTGGCCTGGTAGTAGTCGACGAAGAACAGCTCTTCGGCGTCCTCCAGAAAGAGCACTTCAAGAAGCTTCGGTTGCAGATACATGTTTTGTCGATGAGCGCCACGCCAATACCGAGAACTCTTTACATGTCTCTTTCGGGTCTCAGAGACCTCTCGGTAATATCTACTCCGCCCGCAGGAAGAACTTCGCCAGAGATATATGTAGGAGCGATAAATGAAAGGCTTATCAGAACGGCAGTACTGAGGGAGACCAACAGAGGCGGTCAAACGATCTTTGTTCACAATAGAGTCGCCGAACTGCCGGAGATTCTCGTGAAGCTGAGAGATCTTCTGCCGGAAGTCAAGATCGACGTTGCTCACGGTCAAATGAACAAGACGGCCTTTGAGCGTACGATAAGGGAATTCTACGTTGGTGAACTAGACATGCTTCTATGCACAACAATAATCGAAAGCGGTGTTGATGTCCCTAATGCCAATACATTGATTGTGAATGATTCCCAGAGATATGGATTGGCCCAACTTTACCAGTTGAGAGGTAGAGTCGGCAGGAGCAATCGGAGAGCCTTTTCATACTTTCTTTACGATCCAAAGAGACTGTCCGATCCTTCGAGAGAGAGGCTGAAGGCTTTGAAAGAGTTCTCGGGAGCCGGAAGCGGAATGAAGATCGCAATGCGGGATCTCGAGATAAGAGGGTTCGGAACGCTGCTTGGCGCAGAGCAACATGGAAACATCAACTCGGTCGGACTGTACCTCTATCGTGAAATGGTAGATAAGGCTATGAAAGAGCTAAGAGGGGAGTTCGAAATCGGTGTCGAGGAAAGGACTGTAGATACGGAACTGAAGAATATTCCGTTCGATATGGTGATCCCTGAGGAGTATGTCTCCGATTCTATAGAGAGGTTGAAGATCTACAGAAGAATCGCAGCATGTAAAGAAGAGAGCGAAATCGACGAAATAGAAGCGGAACTGATAGATAGATTTGGCCGACTTCCTTCTCAAGTTGTCTCCCTTCTTGAAGCTTCGCGGATAAGACTTGGGGCATTCACTATGGGAATAAAGATCGTTGAGTACGATTCTCACTCGGAAAGCTTAGTTATGACTCACGGCGAAAACCATATCCGCGACTCTCTGGGAGTTAGGAGCCGCAGGTTAATTGTAAACGAAAGGGAAGGGAAATCCATTCTCTATGGAGTGCCCGAAAGACATCTGATGAAGACGCTGAAGACACTCTTCCATGGAGCTGAGAACATTGTTTGA
- the mnmE gene encoding tRNA uridine-5-carboxymethylaminomethyl(34) synthesis GTPase MnmE, translating into MFEDIICALSTPRGVSATSVVRCSGPRVLERIRYLISGPRSLQPRRAYVAEFVEGDRFIDEVVVVFFEGPASYTGEDMLEISFHGNPIIVENALEALFRAGSRMALPGEFTKRAVLNGKFDLIKAEAINALITSKTERALEAAVKSFTGGLSEEVVSFREKMIRLLAAVEVELNYPDEVETDYSSLRGELLDLRNEIAHFVNSSENGIILSRGIKTAIVGETNVGKSTLLNALLKRDRAIVSDLPGTTRDTIEEDLNIEGVLFNVVDTAGIREATDAVEELGIRRSLKAIEEADLVILLRDPHNQENRDLEEDLRNGRKRLIVAANKSDIRKIESGSYDVIISAKTGEGIRDLEKLMLKKTDDITSIEDSVIISARQKQKLSDSVDCIDKSIEAIDSLITVDVVSTMIEQAARSLDELLGTNVTEDLLNRIFGDFCVGK; encoded by the coding sequence TTGTTTGAGGATATCATTTGCGCACTTTCAACTCCCAGAGGAGTATCTGCAACGTCTGTTGTAAGATGCTCCGGTCCACGGGTACTAGAGAGAATCCGATACTTGATCTCAGGCCCGAGAAGTCTTCAACCACGAAGGGCATATGTAGCGGAATTTGTCGAAGGCGATCGCTTCATCGATGAGGTCGTCGTTGTTTTCTTTGAAGGCCCGGCTTCCTACACAGGCGAAGATATGCTTGAGATCTCGTTTCATGGAAATCCGATTATTGTGGAGAACGCTTTGGAAGCCCTGTTTCGTGCTGGCTCGAGAATGGCTCTCCCGGGGGAGTTCACAAAGAGGGCGGTTCTGAACGGGAAATTCGATCTTATCAAAGCCGAGGCGATAAACGCCCTTATCACTTCCAAAACAGAGAGAGCTCTGGAAGCAGCTGTGAAAAGCTTTACAGGAGGTCTCAGTGAAGAAGTAGTCTCTTTCAGGGAAAAGATGATTCGTCTTCTCGCCGCCGTTGAAGTTGAACTGAACTATCCTGATGAAGTTGAGACTGATTACTCCTCTCTGCGCGGTGAACTCCTGGATTTGAGGAATGAGATTGCCCATTTCGTGAACAGTTCCGAGAACGGGATAATACTCTCTCGGGGAATCAAAACCGCAATCGTAGGAGAGACAAATGTCGGAAAGTCTACTCTTCTCAACGCTTTGCTGAAACGCGATAGAGCGATAGTCTCAGATCTTCCCGGTACAACGAGGGATACTATTGAAGAAGATCTCAACATAGAAGGTGTTCTGTTTAACGTAGTGGATACCGCAGGAATACGGGAAGCAACAGATGCTGTGGAAGAGTTGGGAATCAGAAGGAGCTTGAAGGCAATCGAGGAAGCCGATTTAGTAATTCTACTGAGAGATCCTCATAACCAGGAAAACCGGGATCTAGAGGAAGATCTTCGAAACGGAAGGAAGCGGCTTATTGTTGCAGCAAACAAATCCGATATTCGAAAGATCGAAAGCGGCTCTTACGATGTAATTATCAGCGCGAAAACCGGTGAAGGAATTAGAGATCTCGAGAAGCTCATGCTGAAGAAAACAGATGACATCACCTCGATTGAAGATTCCGTAATTATTAGCGCGAGGCAGAAACAGAAGCTTTCAGATTCTGTAGACTGCATTGACAAATCGATAGAAGCAATAGATAGTTTGATAACTGTCGACGTTGTGAGCACGATGATTGAGCAGGCCGCAAGAAGTCTCGACGAATTGTTGGGAACAAACGTTACAGAAGATTTGCTGAATAGGATTTTCGGCGATTTCTGTGTTGGGAAGTGA